The Mycolicibacterium smegmatis genome has a window encoding:
- a CDS encoding NAD(P)/FAD-dependent oxidoreductase, with translation MQTVFDADVDPALLDRALAATTFGSMWLDVPRPEYPALTQPVSCDLVVIGAGYTGLWTALHAAERHPDRRIVVIDSNRVGWAASGRNGGFVDASLTHGAENGKSRWPNEIGKLDALGLENLDGMQADIERLGLDVEWQRTGMLTVATEPHQRAWLAEAAAEGEGVFLDTAEVRAQVNSPTYQAGLFSADTCAIVHPAKLALELARACTEAGVQIYEHTTARSINSGGAVLRIETGDTGDTVITARQAVLATNVFPSLLRRNRFHTVPVYDYVLATEPLTPEQLDRIGWQGRQGVGDSANQFHYYRLTMDNRIVWGGYDAIYHFGRKVKDAYEDRPATYRKLAAHFFLTFPQLDDVRFTHRWAGAIDTNTRFCAHWGLARNGRVAYVNGFTGLGVAATRFAADVCLDLLDGRSTERTGLEMVRKRPLPFPPEPLASIGIQATRWSLDRADHSAGKRNFFLRALDTLGLGFDS, from the coding sequence GTGCAAACCGTCTTCGATGCCGATGTGGACCCTGCCCTGCTCGACCGCGCCCTCGCCGCGACGACGTTCGGTTCGATGTGGCTCGACGTACCACGGCCGGAGTATCCGGCCCTGACCCAGCCGGTCAGCTGCGACCTGGTGGTGATCGGCGCGGGATACACCGGGTTGTGGACCGCCCTGCACGCAGCGGAACGCCATCCGGACCGGCGCATCGTGGTGATCGATTCCAACCGGGTCGGCTGGGCCGCGTCAGGACGCAACGGCGGCTTCGTCGACGCCAGCCTCACCCACGGCGCCGAGAACGGAAAGTCGCGCTGGCCGAACGAGATCGGCAAACTCGACGCCCTGGGCCTGGAGAACCTCGACGGTATGCAGGCCGACATCGAGCGTCTGGGTCTCGACGTCGAGTGGCAGCGCACGGGCATGCTCACCGTGGCCACCGAACCGCACCAGCGCGCGTGGCTGGCCGAAGCGGCCGCCGAGGGGGAAGGCGTTTTCCTGGACACCGCCGAAGTGCGTGCCCAGGTCAACTCGCCGACGTATCAGGCCGGGCTGTTCAGTGCGGACACCTGCGCCATCGTGCACCCCGCGAAGCTGGCACTGGAACTGGCACGCGCGTGCACCGAGGCCGGTGTGCAGATCTACGAACACACCACCGCGCGCTCCATCAACTCCGGTGGCGCGGTGCTGCGCATCGAAACCGGGGACACCGGCGACACCGTGATCACCGCGCGCCAGGCGGTGCTGGCCACGAATGTGTTCCCGAGCCTGTTGCGGCGCAACCGCTTCCACACGGTCCCGGTCTATGACTATGTGCTGGCGACCGAACCGCTGACCCCAGAACAGCTGGACCGGATCGGGTGGCAGGGCCGCCAGGGGGTGGGGGACAGCGCCAACCAGTTCCACTACTACCGGCTCACCATGGACAACCGCATCGTGTGGGGCGGCTACGACGCGATCTACCACTTCGGCCGCAAGGTCAAGGACGCCTACGAGGATCGGCCCGCCACCTACCGCAAGCTCGCGGCGCACTTCTTCCTCACGTTCCCGCAACTCGACGACGTGCGGTTCACCCATCGCTGGGCCGGTGCGATCGACACCAACACCCGCTTCTGCGCGCACTGGGGGCTGGCCCGTAACGGTCGGGTGGCCTACGTCAACGGGTTCACCGGTCTGGGCGTCGCGGCGACGCGTTTCGCCGCGGACGTGTGCCTGGACCTGCTCGACGGCCGCAGCACCGAACGCACCGGGCTGGAGATGGTGCGCAAGCGCCCTCTTCCGTTCCCTCCGGAACCTCTGGCAAGCATCGGGATCCAGGCCACACGCTGGTCGCTGGACCGTGCCGACCACTCTGCTGGCAAACGCAACTTTTTCCTTCGGGCACTCGACACGCTGGGGCTCGGTTTCGATTCGTGA